The Bacillus sp. B-jedd sequence CAGGGAAGTAGCAATTTCCTTTAATTCCTCCGGAAAGTCACTACTGCTCTGGTTTACATTCAAACCAATCCCAATGATGACAGAATGTATCCTATCCGCCTCTGCCTGTAATTCAGTAAGGATTCCGGCGATTTTTCTCCCATTCACCATAATATCATTGGGCCATTTTATTTCAGGAGTAATCCCGGCTGCTTCCTCAATAGCCCTTACGGCCGCCACAGCCGTAAGCAATGTAAGCTGGGGGGCTTGCTGGGGCGGAATTTCGGGACGGACAAGAAGGCTCATCCAAATGCCAGTGGATTTTGGAGAATGCCATTTCCGGTCCATGCGCCCTCTGCCGGAAGTTTGTTCATCGGCAATGACGAGGGTACCTTCAGGAGCATTTTCTGACGCAAGGTCAATGGCAATTTTCTGAGTAGAGGCGACCGACTCATAATAATATACCTTTTGGCCAATGAATTCGGTTTTTAGGCCAAGTCTGATTTCATCTGGAGATAAGGCTTGCGGTGTTCCCGCAATGCGGTAGCCTTTCCTCTTTACCGCATCTATCACAAACCCCTCTTCACGCAGCCCTTCTATATGCTTCCAGACTGCTGTCCTTGAGCAGCCGATGACGTCTGCCAATGCCTGTCCCGACAAATAGCCTCCACCAGCTTCCGTGAAAGCATCAATAAGTTTTTTCCTTATTTCTGATTGCACCTCAAGAGCCACTCCCTTATTGTATCCTTTTCATTTGCCACGTTTCCTTCCAGCACGGCTTTTTCAACGGTATTCAGCATATCCCTTACCCATGGCCCTCCATTTTTCCCGTACCATTGGAGCAGGTCACCGCCTGAAACGGCTAATTTATCCCGACTTTTGATCGGAAGGCTGTCATATCGGGAAAGCCATTCATCTACCTTGTTGGCAAAATCGCCTGATGATGTCGCCATAATGAGCTTTTCCGCTGAAGCAATTCCGTTTTTGCCAGCATTGAACAAGGATAATGCATCCCATTCATTTTTCAGCCTAAAGCGAAAATATTTAAAAATGTCCAAAATCTCTTTTATTTGCCTGGACGGAAGTTTCCACTCTCGCAAAATGGATTCAGCTTCTTTATCTACAGCATCAATACTTTGCAATAAAAGGGCCCACATTTCATTTAGCCCCAAAATTTCCACCTTACAATCAATCATCTTTTGCAATTCAGCTTCTTTTCCGGATAAGCCGGGGAGATATTGGAGCATCCCCGTGCTACAAAGTAGGCCGAGTCCTATTTTCCTATTTGCTCCTAAAAACAACTTTTCAAATTCCACCCTTTTCCTTTCAACCGCGATGTGCTTTAGTAGATGGGCGGATTCAGCCAGGGATGAATAGGTTTGAGCTTCAATAGTAAAACCGAGTTGGCTTGCGAATCTTGTTGCCCGCATCACCCGGAGGGCATCTTCACCAAATCTTTCAGAAGGCTTCCCAACGGTCTTGATTTGCCTACTTTCAATATCTTCCCTTCCGCCAAACGGATCGAGCAGATTCCCCTCCTTATCCATTGCCATGGCATTCATCGTAAAATCACGCCGCTTTAAATCTTCATTTAAATTAGATACAAACTCCACTTTATCGGGCCGGCGGAAATCCTTATAGCCTGACTCTGTTCTGAAAGTGGTCACTTCATATGAATTTCCTTTATGCAGTACAAGGATGGTTCCATGGTCGATTCCGATGTCCACGGTTTTGCTAAAAATATTCTTTATTTCTTCAGGGCGGGCTGAGGTGGCGATATCAATATCATCCACAGGTTTGGAAAGAACATGGTCCCTGACAGCCCCTCCAACAAAATACGCCTCAAATCCCGCGTTAAGAATGGCATCAAGAACCGGCAATGCGGAAG is a genomic window containing:
- a CDS encoding biotin--[acetyl-CoA-carboxylase] ligase yields the protein MQSEIRKKLIDAFTEAGGGYLSGQALADVIGCSRTAVWKHIEGLREEGFVIDAVKRKGYRIAGTPQALSPDEIRLGLKTEFIGQKVYYYESVASTQKIAIDLASENAPEGTLVIADEQTSGRGRMDRKWHSPKSTGIWMSLLVRPEIPPQQAPQLTLLTAVAAVRAIEEAAGITPEIKWPNDIMVNGRKIAGILTELQAEADRIHSVIIGIGLNVNQSSSDFPEELKEIATSLCVETGSQIHRANMIQEFCVQFEKLYLLYLEKGFYPIKLLWESYAKGIGSEIRARTYRGVIFGKALGITDEGVLQIEDKDGTIHKIYSADIDFPLS
- a CDS encoding CCA tRNA nucleotidyltransferase encodes the protein MEKPFSSALPVLDAILNAGFEAYFVGGAVRDHVLSKPVDDIDIATSARPEEIKNIFSKTVDIGIDHGTILVLHKGNSYEVTTFRTESGYKDFRRPDKVEFVSNLNEDLKRRDFTMNAMAMDKEGNLLDPFGGREDIESRQIKTVGKPSERFGEDALRVMRATRFASQLGFTIEAQTYSSLAESAHLLKHIAVERKRVEFEKLFLGANRKIGLGLLCSTGMLQYLPGLSGKEAELQKMIDCKVEILGLNEMWALLLQSIDAVDKEAESILREWKLPSRQIKEILDIFKYFRFRLKNEWDALSLFNAGKNGIASAEKLIMATSSGDFANKVDEWLSRYDSLPIKSRDKLAVSGGDLLQWYGKNGGPWVRDMLNTVEKAVLEGNVANEKDTIREWLLRCNQK